In the Sandaracinus amylolyticus genome, GAAGACATCGAGAAGAACATCGAGCTCTGGTCGCAGGAGACCAAGCAGCGTCGTCTCGAGGAGTACCAGAAGGCGTTCGTCGACCTGCAGCAGCAGTACGTCGAGTACCAGCGCGAGCTCGCGGAGCGCGAGGCCGAGGCGACGGGCGAGATCGTCGAGCGCATGCAGTCGATCCTGCGCCGCATCGGACAGGCCGAGGGCTACACGCTGATCATCGAGCGGAACGAGGCCGGCGTCGTGTGGGTGCCGACGAACCTCGATCTCACCGACCAGGTCATCCAGCGATACAACGCGGGCGAAGGCCGCGAAGCTGGCGGTGAGGGCGGCGGTGGTGGTGCTGCGGCCGGCGGCGGTGGAACGCGTGGTGGCGGTGGTGCTGCGACGACCGGCGGTGGCGCGACCGGCGGCACTGGCGGCGGCGGTGGCGCGCGCCGTCCCCCGACGAAGCGCGCGGAGTGAGCGACGCGGAGCGGAGGCTCCGTCGAGTCGGATCGCGTTCGAGTAGAATCGTGCTCGCATGGAGCTCGACGTCGAACGGATCCTCCGGATCCTCCCGCATCGCTCGCCGTTCCTGCTCCTCGATCGCGTGACGGAGCTGAGCCCGCGCAAGTCGGCGCGCGGGCTCAAGTGCGTCACGTACAACGAGCCGTTCTTCCCGGGGCACTTCCCGGGTCAGCCGATCTTCCCGAGCGTGCTCATCGTCGAGTCGATGTCGCAGCTGCTCGCGGTGCTCGTGTACGCGTCGGAGCCCTTCGACCCCGGCCAGAAGGTCCTCTACTTCCTCGGCTTCGACGCCGCGAAGTTCCGACGCCCGGTGGTGCCCGGCGATCGCATGGTGCTCGACGTCGAGATCACGCAGCGACGCTCGAACATCTGGAAGGCGCACGCGACCGCCACGGTCGACGGCAACCTGTGCGCGCAGGCCGAGCTGCTCGCGGCGCTCACGGATCGCGGCGAGCTGCCGAGCCATTGAGCCGGCCGACATTGCCGCACTGATTGTTTCCTTCTACAACCGGGCGCCGTGCGCAGGCCCGCCCGACTCCTCGCGCTGAGCGCGATCGCGACGCTGCTCGCGCTCCCACTCGCGGCGGTCGCGCAGGACGCGGGCTCGAGCCGCGAGACGAGCGAGAGCGGCGAGGGCGCGAGCGAGACGGCGGGCCCACCGGTCTACGATCTCGCGAAGCTCCTGCGCGCGGCGGAGCGCAGCTATCCCGGCATCCGCGCCGCCGAAGCGCGCATCCGCGCGGCGCGCGCGCAGCTCGACGAGGCGTGGGTCACGCCCTACTTCCAGTCGTGGGTGACCGCGGGCTTCACGCTCGCGCCCGAGGCGCGCGGCAGTCCGATCCTCTCACCCGACGCGCAGGTCCCGCTCTCGAACCCGTGGCAGCCCGTGCTCGGCTTCGACTTCCAGGGCGCGATCCCGCTCTGGACGTTCGGCAAGCTCGGCGCGGCGCGCGAGGCCGCGCGCGCCGGCATCCGCGCGTCGGAGTCCGACCGCGCGCGCGTGCGTGCGCAGCTGCTCTACGACGTGCGTCGCGCCTACTTCGCGCTGCAGCTCGCGCTCGACGTGCAGCAGATGTTGCGCGAGGGCATGCCCGCGCTCGAAGAAGCGATCGAGCGCACCGACGATCGCATCGCGGAGGGCGATCCCGAGGTCGACGAGATGGATCGCTTCCGCCTCGCGGCTGCGCTCTCCGAGATTCGCGCGCGACAGGCGCAGGCGGCGCACCTCCAGGCGAGCTCGCACGCGGCGCTCCAGATCCTCAGCGGCGTGCGCGAGCTGCGCGTGCCCGACTGTCCGATCCAGGTCGTCGACGCGCGCCTGCGCCCGCTGACCCAGTACGTCTCGAGCGCGATGAGCGATCGCCCCGAGGTGCGCATGCTCGAGGCCGCACAGCGCGCGCGCGAGGCGAGCCTCGACGTCGCGCGCGCCGGGTTCTGGCCCGACCTCGCGCTGACGTATCGCTTCGCGATCAGCTACGCGCCCGGCATCACGGACCAGACGAACCCGTTCATCATCGACCCCGCGAACTACATGAACATCGGCGCGGGCATCGCGCTGCGGTGGTCACTCGACTTCTGGGGCAACGCGTACCGCGTCGATCGCGAGAGCGCGCTCCTCGACGACGTGCGCATGCGCTTCGAGGAGGCGCGGCGCGGCATGGAGCTCGAGATCACCGACGCGTACAACACCGTCGTCGAGGCGCGCGATCGCGAGACGGCGTTCGACCGCGGCCGGCGCGAGACGCGCGCGTGGTTCATCACCGCGGCCCAGGCGGTCGAGCTCGGCACCGCCGAGACCAACGATCTCGTCGACGCAGTGCGTGCCTATTTCACGGCGCGCTACTCGCATCTGCAGGCGATCCACGACTTCAACTCCGCGCTCGCGAACCTCGAGCGCGTCTCGGCGATGCCCGTCACCGATCGCTGGGAAGACGCCTGCGATTGAATCCCCGCGACCCCAGGCCAGTCACGAGGCTCACGCACATGACGATGCGCACGATCTTCCTCGCCCTCGCGCTCGCCGCGCTCTCGTTCACCTCGATCGCCTCGATCGCCTCGGCCCAGGAGGGCGGGGCCGCGACGCGCTTCCTCCGGCAGCGCCACGACGAGGTCACGCGCATCATGAGGCGTGACGCCTCGACCGACGCAGCGCGCGCCGCGCGCAGCCAGGAGGTCACGCGCATCCTGAGCCAGCTCCTCGACTACCAGGAGCTCTCGCGCCGTGCGCTCGGGACCCACTGGGAGTCGCGCACGCCGGCGCAGCGCACGCAGTTCGTCGATCTCCTGCGCCAGCTCGTCGAGCGCAATTACGAGGCGAACCTCGAGCGCATCCAGGACTTCGAGGTGCGCTACACGCGCGAAGAGGCGATCTCCGACGGAACGGTGGTGTTCACCGAGGCGCGCTCGCGCCAGGAGCGCCGTCAGCCGCCGGTCGAGATCTCCTACTCGATGCACCTGACCGAGGGTGCGTGGCGGGTGTTCGACGTGAACACCGACGGGGTCAGCCTGGTCCGGAACTACAACCGTCAGTTCAATCGGATCATCGGCCAGGACGGCTGGGACGCGCTGATCACGCGCATGCAGGAGCGCCTCGCGTCGGGTCGCACCGAGTGATCTCGGGCGCGCTCGCGCGTCCTCCGGCGCGGAGCTCGTGAGCGCGTTTTTCCTTGCGATCGTTGACGGGCACAGATGTGGGCACTAGCCTGCCCAACCCGTATGCGACTGTTCAGCGGCAAGGTTCCCGTCATCGCCCAGGA is a window encoding:
- the fabZ gene encoding 3-hydroxyacyl-ACP dehydratase FabZ — encoded protein: MELDVERILRILPHRSPFLLLDRVTELSPRKSARGLKCVTYNEPFFPGHFPGQPIFPSVLIVESMSQLLAVLVYASEPFDPGQKVLYFLGFDAAKFRRPVVPGDRMVLDVEITQRRSNIWKAHATATVDGNLCAQAELLAALTDRGELPSH
- a CDS encoding OmpH family outer membrane protein, which gives rise to MAPRVYAQVRIAVVDLQRALNETEDGRRAKARLKRLFKQRQDDLDKRQGELKALKEDIEKNIELWSQETKQRRLEEYQKAFVDLQQQYVEYQRELAEREAEATGEIVERMQSILRRIGQAEGYTLIIERNEAGVVWVPTNLDLTDQVIQRYNAGEGREAGGEGGGGGAAAGGGGTRGGGGAATTGGGATGGTGGGGGARRPPTKRAE
- a CDS encoding TolC family protein; the encoded protein is MRRPARLLALSAIATLLALPLAAVAQDAGSSRETSESGEGASETAGPPVYDLAKLLRAAERSYPGIRAAEARIRAARAQLDEAWVTPYFQSWVTAGFTLAPEARGSPILSPDAQVPLSNPWQPVLGFDFQGAIPLWTFGKLGAAREAARAGIRASESDRARVRAQLLYDVRRAYFALQLALDVQQMLREGMPALEEAIERTDDRIAEGDPEVDEMDRFRLAAALSEIRARQAQAAHLQASSHAALQILSGVRELRVPDCPIQVVDARLRPLTQYVSSAMSDRPEVRMLEAAQRAREASLDVARAGFWPDLALTYRFAISYAPGITDQTNPFIIDPANYMNIGAGIALRWSLDFWGNAYRVDRESALLDDVRMRFEEARRGMELEITDAYNTVVEARDRETAFDRGRRETRAWFITAAQAVELGTAETNDLVDAVRAYFTARYSHLQAIHDFNSALANLERVSAMPVTDRWEDACD
- a CDS encoding MlaC/ttg2D family ABC transporter substrate-binding protein — encoded protein: MTMRTIFLALALAALSFTSIASIASAQEGGAATRFLRQRHDEVTRIMRRDASTDAARAARSQEVTRILSQLLDYQELSRRALGTHWESRTPAQRTQFVDLLRQLVERNYEANLERIQDFEVRYTREEAISDGTVVFTEARSRQERRQPPVEISYSMHLTEGAWRVFDVNTDGVSLVRNYNRQFNRIIGQDGWDALITRMQERLASGRTE